In one Nicotiana tomentosiformis chromosome 6, ASM39032v3, whole genome shotgun sequence genomic region, the following are encoded:
- the LOC104086340 gene encoding uncharacterized protein, which produces MRPSGAKNNFLPPGLVTNLQEVLSSRKGGAQNQPNNEDSTESTSSSSVGEVDNTKPVVLVTNGDGIESPGLTYLVDALVRQGLCNVHVCAPQSDKSTAGHSFTLKETIAVTSAEIHGAIAYEVSGTPVDCVSLALSGALFSWSKPMLVISGINKGSSCGHHMFYSGVVAGARESLFSGVPSLSISLDWKNDESQESDFKDAVSACLPLINAAIRDIEKGAFLKCCLLHVEVPKSPLTNKGFKLTKQSHWSPKLCWQATSANRNPAAGRFLPNQQSLGIQLAQLGRDASAAGAARRLATQKKNIEEVQSVGVAGKSDPNRKIKYFRLELLEKKREEEDEDLDYRALENGFIAVTPISLVMHVEADVHAAASEWISTALDVKQ; this is translated from the exons ATGAGGCCCTCTGGTGCGAAAAACAACTTCCTGCCACCTGGGCTTGTTACCAATCTTCAGGAAGTCCTTTCTAGCAGAAAGGGTGGTGCCCAAAATCAGCCCAACAATGAAGATTCCACTGAATCCACTTCCTCCAGCTCGGTTGGGGAGGTTGACAATACAAAACCTGTGGTTTTGGTTACAAATGGTGATGGGATAGAATCCCCTGGCCTTACCTATCTTGTTGATGCTCTCGTTCGTCAAGGCCTCTGTAATGTTCATGTCTGCGCTCCTCAATC AGATAAATCAACGGCAGGCCACTCTTTTACTCTGAAGGAAACCATTGCGGTTACTTCGGCTGAGATTCATGGTGCTATTGCTTATGAAGTTTCTG GGACTCCCGTAGATTGTGTGTCATTAGCCTTGTCTGGGGCACTATTTTCCTGGTCCAAGCCTATGCTG GTGATAAGTGGTATCAACAAGGGATCAAGTTGTGGCCATCATAT GTTTTACTCAGGTGTTGTAGCTGGTGCAAGGGAATCATTGTTTAGTGGTGTCCCATCTTTATCGATATCACTTGACTG GAAGAATGATGAAAGTCAAGAAAGTGATTTCAAGGATGCTGTAAGTGCTTGTTTACCGTTGATAAATGCAGCCATTAGAGATATAGAGAAGGGAGCTTTTCTCAAATGTTGCTTGCTGCATGTGGAAGTTCCAAAATCTCCTCTGACAAACAAG GGGTTTAAATTGACCAAGCAAAGTCACTGGAGCCCTAAGCTTTGCTGGCAAGCTACTTCAGCAAACAGGAATCCAGCTGCCGGACGTTTTCTTCCCAATCAGCAAAGCCTTGGAATACAGCTCGCGCAACTAGGCCGAGATGCTTCTGCAGCA GGTGCCGCCCGTCGGTTAGCCACTCAGAAAAAGAATATAGAGGAGGTTCAATCTGTTGGTGTAGCAGGGAAATCTGATCCCAACCGGAAAATCAAGTATTTCAGATTGGAG TTACTTGAAAAGAAGCGGGAAGAAGAGGACGAAGATTTAGATTATAGAGCTCTTGAAAATGGCTTT ATAGCGGTCACTCCAATCTCTCTTGTGATGCATGTGGAAGCAGATGTTCATGCAGCTGCTTCAGAGTGGATTTCTACTGCATTAGATGTTAAACAATGA